The Lolium perenne isolate Kyuss_39 chromosome 6, Kyuss_2.0, whole genome shotgun sequence genome segment TGATTTTTTAAATATGAATCAAATGTTATAGATTTTGTAGATATATAATATATATTTTATTAATTAAATTAATGGTTAAATTTTGCTTTAAACTACCTGCGCGTCTGTTAACGCGGGGAGGGAGTATTTAAAACGGTACGTTACCTCCCGAGTGGCGGGAAGGCAGAGACAGACTCAACTCCCTTTGCTTGCATGGCGGCAATGGCATCGgcggcggcgcaagggggcgagGAGGCGCCGCTGTACAAGGACGCGTCGGCGCCGGTGGAGGCGCGCGTGCGGGACCTGCTGGGCCGCATGACGCTGCGGGAGAAGGCGGGGCAGATGGCCCAGGTCGAGCGCGTCGTGGTGTCCGTGTCACCTCGCGCCCTCACGGAGCTCGGCGCCGGCAGCGTCCTCAGCGGCGGCGGAAGCGCGCCCAGCGAACGCGCCACCCCGTCCGAGTGGGCACGCATGGTCGACGACACGCAGCGCCTCGCCCTCGCGTCGCGCCTCGCCATCCCCGTCCTCTACGGCGTCGACGCCGTCCACGGACACAACAACGTCTACGGCGCCACCGTCTTCCCCCACAACGTCGGTCTCGGAGCCTCCAGGGACCCGGAGCTCGTGCGGAGGATCGGACAGGCCACGGCGCTCGAGGTCCGCTCCACCGGCTACCACTGGGCCTTCTCACCCTGCCTCGCCGTGagtcattttttttaaaaaaaaaactagcTACTAGCTGCCGGATTATTTGGTGAACTCCATGATCGTGGGTCTGCTGCTGATGCGTTTGGTCTGGAGCAGGTCTGCAGGGACCCGAGGTGGGGAAGATGCTACGAGAGCTACAGCGAGGATCCAGAGATCGTGAGCTCCTTGACCACACTTGTCGCCGGCCTGCAGGGTCAGCCACCGGCAGATCACCCTCATGGTTACCCCTTCCTCCACTCTCTTAGGTACTTGCTTCACTGCTTCACTGCTCGAAATTACCTAATTCAGAAGTTTCGTTTAAACTTTGTTGGATTGAAATTTTGAACCCTGGTTGGGATTGAAGGTCCTAGGCATGGACATCCCAAACCAATTGGCTGAACCCAAAGCCCGACGGGCAGACCAGGCTTGGGCTCTAGTTTTCTGACTGAAGACTGGCCTAGAAGCCCAAAATACGTGAATCAATTTTTTTTTGCTGAATAATAGTTATTTATATTCCCAAAATAATTAAATTAAATAAAAATATTATCGTTTACATGTTTTGAAGGCTTGAAATATTTGGTTCAGGGTCAGGCTTTATAAATCCCAGCCTTGTTCCAAAAATACACATTGGGACATGGCTACTCATGAACCCTATAACTTGCCGGCAAAAATCACATGTTTCAAATGAATAGTCTAAAGGAAACTCCCCTCCCGAAATTTCTGTAACTTGGTGGTCGAATAACTATGTAACTTAGTACCGGTTCAcgagcacccatgttccaaaaaatTCTATTTAGCCTTATTCCCAAGTATAGGATGGAGAGTGACTTTTGTAGCATGTTCCCACAAACTATAGAAATGGGTTTTTGTGATTTGTAGGGAGAATGTGCTTGCTTGTGCCAAGCATTTCGTAGGGGATGGTGGCACTCACAAGGGGATCAATGAAGGGAACACCATTTGCTCGCCAGAAGATCTAGAAAGCATCCACATGAAACCTTACCCTAATTGTATAACTCAAGGGGTGGCAACGGTCATGGCATCGTACTCTCAATGGAATGGGGAGCCAATGCATGTCAGCCATTATTTGCTCACAGATGTTTTAAAGGGCAAGTTAGGCTTCCAGGTAGTGGATAGCCTGTGGTGTTTGATGATTTGTTAGATTGATGCAAGCTTTGATTACGAACAGTGAAAGTGACAATTTGTGCAACTCTTGTTTCATAGGGTTTTGTGGTGTCAGACTGGGAGGCTCTCGACAGGCTCAGCGAGCCTAAAGGGTCTAACTATCGCGAGTGCATTGCAAAGTCAGTTAACGCAGGAATGGATATGGTACAATTCATTAACTGGTCATATAAAATATATTCTGCTGCAACCAGTTCATTCACATTTGCTGAGAGCTCTACAGATTATGGTCCCTTTCAGATTCGAGAAGTTCTTGGAAGATCTTGTGTTCTTGGTGGAGACAGGGGAGATACCAGTATCACGGATTGATGATGCGGTTCAGCGGATTCTAAGGGTTAAGTTCGTATCTGGAGTGTTTGAGCATCCCTTTTCAGAACCGACTCTACTCGACACAATTGGTTGTAAGGTAGAACGCGTGTCAGTTATTTCCATTGGATATCACTCACCAAATATTATACTGCGTACAAACATATATAATAACTGTAAACCTTGCAGGAGCATCGGTTGTTGGCACGTGAAGCCGTTCGTAAGTCGTTGGTGCTTCTGAAAAATGGCAAGAATCAGAAGGAACCATTCCTTCCATTAGCCAAAAATGTAAAACGAATACTCGTCGCAGGGACACATGCTGACAATATTGGATATCAGTGCGGTGGATGGACG includes the following:
- the LOC127306368 gene encoding uncharacterized protein; this encodes MAAMASAAAQGGEEAPLYKDASAPVEARVRDLLGRMTLREKAGQMAQVERVVVSVSPRALTELGAGSVLSGGGSAPSERATPSEWARMVDDTQRLALASRLAIPVLYGVDAVHGHNNVYGATVFPHNVGLGASRDPELVRRIGQATALEVRSTGYHWAFSPCLAVCRDPRWGRCYESYSEDPEIVSSLTTLVAGLQGQPPADHPHGYPFLHSLRENVLACAKHFVGDGGTHKGINEGNTICSPEDLESIHMKPYPNCITQGVATVMASYSQWNGEPMHVSHYLLTDVLKGKLGFQGFVVSDWEALDRLSEPKGSNYRECIAKSVNAGMDMIMVPFRFEKFLEDLVFLVETGEIPVSRIDDAVQRILRVKFVSGVFEHPFSEPTLLDTIGCKEHRLLAREAVRKSLVLLKNGKNQKEPFLPLAKNVKRILVAGTHADNIGYQCGGWTIAWNGESGSVTLGTSILEAIRESVGAETEVEYEECPTEATIETGKFSYAVVVVGEVTYAEFVGDRTDLSIPFNGSDLIARVASEVPTIVIVISGRPLVIEPQVLEKVEALVAAWLPGSEGMGIADCLFGDYDFVGTLPVTWFRSVDQLPMNVGGSNYDPLFPLGYGLKCSQMMEI